ACTAATACTACAAGCGACTAAATTAATGGATTCTGTAGTCCCTTTTGTAAAAACAATTTCTGAAGAATATTTTGCATGAATAAATTTCTGAATTTTTTTTCTTGTATTTTCTACTTGTATTGTAGCTTTTTGACTAAGATAATGCAATCCACGATGAACATTAGCATTCATTATAGAATAATAATTTTGAGTGGCTTGAATAACCTGTAAAGGTTTTTGAGTAGTAGCCGCATTATCTATATAAACCAAAGGATTTGAATAAACTTTTTCATTTAAAATTGGAAATTGATTTCTTATTTTCTGTATTTCTTCTTCTGAAAACATATATAGATTATAAGTGTTTATTTAATTTTTTTTTCATTTTTTGAATGAAAAATTTTTTCAATTCAAAAATATGAATAAGGTTTAATATTTCTTCTATAAAAGAGAATAACAATAACATTTTTCCTTTTTTTTCAGAAATTCCTCTTGATTGGAGATAAAATAACTCTTCTTCTTGAAGATTTCCTATAGTGCAACCATGTGAACATTTCACATCTTCAGAATAAATTTCTAATTGAGGTTTAGTATACATATACGCTTCATCAGAAAGAATAATATTGCTATTTTTTTGAAAAGCATTTATCCCTTGAATACGTTCATTAACAATTATTTTTCCACTAAAAATACCCTTAGATTTATCTAACAAAATATTCTTGTATAATTGATAACTATAAGCATTGGAATATAAATGATCTATCAAAGTATGATGATCTACAAATTGATTTTCTGATAAAAGAGAAATTCCATACAAATAAGAACAAGTTTTTTCTCCACTAGAATAAAATTTCAAATTGTTTCTAATAAAATTTCCTTGAAAAGAAAAAGTGTAAACGGAACATTTGCTATACTTTTTTTGTTTTAAAAATGTATTATCTATTATAGATGTTTCCCCAAAATTATCTTGTATCTTATAATAATCAATTTTACTATGATTTGAAGCGTAAACTTCACTGACTGAATTTATAAAAATTAAATGTTTTTTTAAACATTTATAATGTTCAATCACTTTAACATAAGAATGTTCTCCTACTATAATTAAATTTCTAGTATTCAAAAAAATTTTTTGGGATTCTAAACCAGTAGAAATATGCAATATTTCTATAGGTTTTTCTAAAAATATATTATCAGGTATATAAATATATACACCATCTTTTGAAAAGATGGTGTTTAAAGTATAGAAAACATTATACTTATAAGAAAATTTTCCATAATAATTTTTAATTTGATTTTCTTTTTGTGAAGCTATATTTGATAATATAACATGATTTTCCACTCCAGATAGTCGAGAAAGAGAAGAATTATATTTTCCATCTATAAAAATCAAAAGAAAAGATTTTTCTCTTTTTAAAAAAATTAATTCTTTAATTTTTCGGAATTCTACATCTTGATGTTTTCCTTCTTTACTTCCATAAACTATATGATAATCCTGATTTATAATTGGATTAATATCTGTATTTTTCCACTCTTCATTTTCAGTAAAAGAAGGAAATCCTTTTTTTTGAAAAAAATCAATGTGTTCTTTTTGCAGAAAGGAAATATAAGAATTTTCTTCTTTTTTGGAAAAAAATTTATCAATTAATAAAATTATTTTTTCTTTTAACTGCATTGAATTAAAATTATAACGAACAATCTTTTTTTTTGACAATCCAGTCATATCCCTCTTTTTCTAATTTTTCAGCTAATTTTTTATTTCCCGATTGAATAATTTTACCATTATATAAAATATGTACAATATAATCTGTTAGAATATGATCTAACAATCTCTTATAATGAGTAATAATTAAAACAGAATTTTTTTTATTTCGATAAGTATTAATTCCCTGAGAAACTACACGTAAAGCATCTATATCTAATCCTGAATCTACCTCATCTAAAATTGATAATAAAGGATCTAACATTATCATTTGAAATATTTCATTCCGTTTTTTTTCTCCTCCTGAAAATCCTTCATTTAGAGAACGATAAACAAAATCTTTTTCAATATTTAATCTGGAAGAAGTCTCTTTTATTTTCAATAATATTTCTTTAGCAGATATTTTATTCAGATCTCTTGCTTTTCGTATAGAATTTATAGATGTTTTTATAAAATTAATAACGGAAATTCCTGGTATTTCTATTGGATGTTGAAAAGAAAGAAAAATTCCCAAATGTGCGCGTTCTTCTGGAGATAAATTTATCAAATTTTTATTCAAAAAATAAATATCTCCTTCAGTTATTCTATACTCTTTTTTTCCGGCTACTATAGAAGCAAGAGTACTTTTTCCAGAACCATTGGGTCCCATGATCACATGAGTTTCTCCTGCATTTATTTCTAAATTAATTCCTTTCAGAACTTCTTTATCTTCTATAGATACATGTAAATTTTTTATACTTAACATAATTATTTGAACGTTACCCAACAGACCCCTCCAAAGATATTTCTAAAAGTTTTTGAGCTTCTACTGCAAATTCCATAGGCAATTTTTTTAAAATTTCACTGCTAAAACCATGAACTATTAAAGAAATAGCTTTTTCTGTATCAATCCCTCTTTGATTGCAATAAAAAATTTGTTCTTCTCCTATCTTTGAGGTAGTTGCTTCGTGTTCTACTTGAGAAGTAGAATTATTATATACATGAATGTATGGAAAAGTATGCGCTCCACATTGATCTCCTATTAATAAAGAATCGCATTGAGAAAAATTTCGTGAATGAACGGCTTGAGAAGTCATTTTAACCAATCCTCTATAATTATTTTGGGCTTTCCCTGCAGATATTCCTTTTGATATAATTACACTCTTTGTATGTTTACCGATATGTATCATTTTGGTCCCCGTATCTGCTTGTTGGAAATCTTTAGTCAAGGCTAAAGAATAAAATTTTCCCATAGAAAAATCTCCTTTCAGAATACAAGATGGATATTTCCAAGTGATAGAAGAACCTGTTTCTACTTGTATCCAAGATATTTTTGCTTTTTTTTCACATAATCCACGTTTTGTAACAAAATTAAAAACTCCTCCTTCTCCTTTTTTATTTCCGGGGAACCAATTTTGAACAGTAGAATATTTGACTTCAGAATTTTCCAAAGCTATAATTTCCACGACAGCTGCATGTAATTGATTTTCACTTCTTTGAGGGGAAGTGCATCCTTCTAAATAACTCACATAAGAATCTTTATCTGCAATTATCAAAGTTCTTTCAAATTGACCTGTTCCTTTTTCGTTAATGCGAAAATATGTTGATAATTCCATAGGACAACGAATTCCTTTTGGAATATAACAAAAAGAACCATCTGAAAAAACAGCGGAATTAAGAGCTGCATAAAAATTATCCTTTTTTGAAACTACTGAACCTAAATATTTTCTAACAATATCTGGATATTCCTTTAAAGCATCATTAATAGAACAAAATATTATTCCTTTATCTTTCAATTTTTTCTGAAATGTAGTGGCTAAAGAAACGGAATCTAATACGATATCTGTAGCTACTCCAGAAAGGCTTTTTCTTTCTTCTATAGGAACTCCTAATTTTTCAAATGTATTTATTAATTCTGTATCTACTTCTTCTAACTTATTTAAGTTTATTTTTTTTTTAGGAGCGGAATAATAACTTATTTCTTGAAATTTTGGAACATGATATTTTATATTCGCCCATTTTGGAGTTTTCATTTTTTTCCACATATAATAGGATTCTAATCTCCATTCTAACATCCATGTTGGTTCATTTTTTTTTTCCGTTATTAGGCGAATAATATCCTCATTTAATCCTATAGGGATTTTATCTGATTCTATTGGAGTATAAAATCCATATTTATACTCAGATTCAGTAAAATCTTTTAGTATTTTGTTGTTTTCTTTCATTATGATTTATGATGAAAAACTTTTTCCACACCCACAAGTATGTTTTGCGTTAGGATTTGTAAAATAAAATCCTTTTCCATTTAATCCATCTGAATACTCCAACGTTGTTCCTTCTAAATAAGGAATACTATTTTGATCTATCAATATATTCATTTCTTGATGCTGAAAGAGTTTGTCTCCTTTTTGTTTTTCTTGATCAAAAGTCAGTTCATATGACATCCCTGAACATCCTCCACTTTTAACACCAAACCTTACGAAAGAAACATTATGAGAAAAACCTTCCTCTTTCATAAGAGTAATTAATTTATTTTTAGCTTTTTCAGATATAAAAACCATAATACTTTTAATTTTTTTTAATTTTAAAGTTAAAGACAAAGATATATATAATCAATTTTCATTTTTTTAATTTAAAAACCAAGTTATTTTTGTGATTCCTTCTTTTATTCCCCATTTTTCTGACATTCCAGCATTAATTTCTAAAACATATTTTATTTTCGAAGAAAAATCAACTATTTCAAAATCTCTCATAGGACTAACATCCTTATTCACAAAAATTACAGTATCAAATTGATTTATATAAATAATATCTAAAGGAATTCTCATATTCTTCATATCAATCTTTTTATATTCTTCTTGGTTATTTAGCAAAAACAACATTCCTCTATTTTCTTCCAAAAAAGATCTGTATTTTAATCCATTCATTTTTTCTGTATCTCTATATGCTAATTCTATATCTATTTTTTTGATGATAGAATTTTTATTTCTCATATATAATTCTCCATGTCTAATGAATTTTATTTCCAATAGATCTCCCACTCCCATATTTAAATCTAAAAAAAAATCATGATCACTTCTTTCAGAAGAAAGAATAAAAAGTAATAAAAACACTATCAGTGGAAAAAAAACATTAATTTTTTTCATGATAACAAAAAATATTTTTGATTCTTAATTTAAGAAGAAATAATCCAAAAATAATACAAGGAATACTTAGACATTGTCCTGTGTTTAAATATAAAAAATTAAAAACTTCCTTTCCTTGTGGTTCTTTTAAAAATTCTAATATAAAACGTGCAGACCAAAGAAAAGTAAAAAATATACCAGATAAAAATCCATCTTCAATTTTTCTTCTTTTATTATTATATAAATGCCACAACAATAAAAAAATGAATAGATAACTAATCGATTCATATATTTGCGCAGGATGTCTAGGGACTATTTCTCCATATTCTGTATCCATTTGTACAAATTTCACTGCCCATGGCAATTTAGCATTACATGGTTTTCCTACTATTTCAGAATTAAAAAAATTTCCTATCCTAATAAAAACAGCTGATATAGAGACAGATATACATAGTCTATCACATATCCAAACAAAAGATTTTTTAAGTATTTTTTTACTATAAAAAAAGCTGGATAAAATAATTCCTATAGTAGCCCCATGGCTAGACAATCCTCTGTAACCAATAAATTCATAACCCTTTATCAAACCTAATAAAGAGTGACGATTGTTTTCTCTAATAGGAAGTAATGCTTCTATCCAATGATCCGAAAAATATGAAAAATCATAAAAAAAAACTTGTCCTAATCTCGCTCCAATAATAGTTCCAAGGAAAGTGTATATTAACAAAGGATCCAAATATTTTTGATGTATATTTTCACTTTTATAAATGAATTTCATTATACACCATCCTAACAAAAAAGAAATGATAAACATTAGACTATAAATGTGGATAGAAAAGCCTTTCCATAAATAAAATTTATAAATTGGATCCCAATTAATATATTCTAACATTTTCATACAAAATTAAATCTTAGGAGGATCAAAACCTGAATCCCCCCATGGATTGCATTTAATAATTCTTTTAAGGCCCATGAAAATAGATCTAAAAATGTTAAATTTTTTCATAGACTGAATCATATAATCTGAACATGTAGGAACATATCTGCAGTTATTTCCTATCCATGGAGATATACCTACTTGGTAAATTTGAATACTTTTTAGAAAAAATTTTTTGATAATCTTCATGCAATAAAAATTTGATTTTTTTTAATGAAATTCAAAGAAGAACCAGCTTTAAACCATTGAATCTGCCTTTCATTATAAGAATGTTTAACTCGAATTTTTTCTTTATCTCCATTATAATGAATCAATTCCACATTTATATTTTCTTTTGGGGTAATATCTCTTATATAAAAATTAAAAATATCTTCCTCTTGAATTTTTTGATAATCAGAAGGATTTAGAAAGGTTAAAGCTAAAACTCCTTGTTTTTTTAAATTATTCTCATGTATCCTGGAAAAGGATTTAACAAGAACAACACGAACTCCTAAAAAACGAGGTTCCATTGCTGCATGTTCTCTTGAAGAACCTTCTCCATAATTCTCCTCTCCTACAATCAAGGAGTGAATATTTTTTGATTTGTAAAATTTAGCTATATCAGGAACCGTTCCATAATTTCCTGTTATAATATTTTTTATTTTGTTTCTTTTATGATTAAAAGCATTAACAGCCCCTATTAATAAATTTTCAGAAATTTTTTCCAAATGACCTCTATACCTTAGCCAAGGTCCAGCCATTGAAATATGATCAGTCGTACATTTTCCTTTAATTTTCATTAAAAGTCTTACATTAAGCAAATGATCTCCATTCCATGCTGGAAATGGAGATAAAATTTGTAATCTCTTCGAATTTTTTTTTATTATTACAGATAACTTATCTTTATCTCCTGAAGGAAATTCATATCCTAATTCCTCTATTTTAAAATTTCTTTTAGGAAGTTCCATCGCCTTAGGTTTTTCAAACTTAACATATTCACCCTTATCATTTTTTAATGTATCCTTTCTAGGATCAAAAGTTAAATCTCCAGAGAAAACCAAAGCAGTAACAATCTCCGGAGAAGCAATAAAAGCATATGTATTTGGATTTCCATCATTACGAGATGAAAAATTTCTATTAAAAGAGTGAATAATCGTATTTTTCACATTATTTTTATCACTATTTCTAAACCATTGTCCAATGCAAGGGCCACAAGCATTAGAAAATATTTTTGCTCCAATAGATTGAAAATCATAAATAAAACCTTTTTCTTTCATCAAATAGTAAACTTTATTTGATCCTGGTGTTACTAAATATTCAGAAGATATTTTTAATTTTTTATTTTTTGCTTGTTGAACAATAGATATTGCTTTTGATAAATCTTCAAAAGAAGAATTTGCACATGAACCAATTAATCCAACTTCTATCTTAGTTGGCCAATTGTTTTTCACCGCTTCTTCTTTCATTTTAGAAATAGGAGTCGCTTTGTCAGGAGTAAAAGGACCATTAATATATGGTTCTAAAACATCTAGATCTATTTCTATTACTTGATCATAATAATTATGTGGATTACGATAAACTTCTATGTCTGCTTTCAGAAAATCTTTCATTTTTTCAGTCATAGTAGAAACTTTTTCTCTTTCATTTTTATCCAAATAATTTTTCATTCTAATATCATATGGGAATAAAGAAGCAGTCGCTCCTATTTCTGCTCCCATATTACATATTGTCGCTTTCCCTACACAAGAAATATGGCTAATTCCTTCTCCAAAATATTCAATAATATGATTTGTAGCACCTGAAACTCCAATCATTCCAGATAATTTTAGTATTATATCTTTGGGGGAAGTCCACCCATTCATCTTTCCTTTTAAATGAACTCCAATTATTTTAGGAAACTTAACCTCTAAAAAATAACCAGACATAACCTCTGCAGCATCAGCTCCTCCTACTCCTATTGCTAACATCCCTAATCCTCCAGCATTAGGAGTGTGAGAATCAGTTCCTATAATCATACCTCCAGGAAAAGCATAATTTTCTAAAATAATTTGATGAATGATTCCTGACCCCGGCCCCCAAAAATCTATTCCATATTTATGTGATGCCGATTTTAAAAAATTATAAATTTCTTCATTTTCTTTTATAGCATTTAATAAATCTATCTTTGATCCACTTTTTGCATATATCAGATGATCACAATGAATAGTAGTAGGCAAAAATGTTTTACATTTTTGTGTTTGCATAAATTGAAGTAACGTCATTTGAGCAGTTGCATCTTGCATGGCAAGACGATCTGGTAAAAAATTCATGTAACGTTGATTTCTAAAATTTTTTGATTTAGAATCTATTTCTTTTACATTTAATAAATGAGAATAGAAAATTTTCTCTGAATAAGTCAAAGGATGATCTATTATATTCCGAATTTTTTCAATTCGAAATTGAAAATTCGAATAAAAATTTCGAATCCTATCAAGATCAAAAACCATAAAATTATTTTTATTTAATTGTAAATTTAAGAAATTGTGTAACTTTTGCAAGTTAAGACAATAATATAGGAATTATGTTTTTTTTAAAAAAAAATTTATTTTTCTATGAAAATCTAGTGGGTTGTCTACATGAATCCAATGTTTAGATTTTTTTACGGTTATAATTTCTGCTTTTGGAAATAAATTGAGAATAGAATCATAATCTTTTGGTAAAAGGTAATCTGAGTTTTCTCCCCGCAAAAAAAGTGAAGGGCCATTGTATAAACCTTTTCCAATTTTCTGACGAATTAAACAATCATAATTTTTTTCAATGCCAAATAAAAAAAAATGAAAACCAAGTTTACCGTCTTTTTGTCTATGAGTACATTTTGAAAAAAACAATCGCATTTCTACATCAGGAATCCATGGTTTTAGAAAAGCATCAAGATCTTTTCTTGTTTTTATGGTATCAAAATTAACTTTTTTTAAAACATGAATTAAATTTTCTTGATCTGCATTCCTATAAGCATTAGGACTGATATCTACAATAATAATTTTTTTTGGA
This genomic window from Blattabacterium cuenoti contains:
- a CDS encoding DUF192 domain-containing protein, coding for MKKINVFFPLIVFLLLFILSSERSDHDFFLDLNMGVGDLLEIKFIRHGELYMRNKNSIIKKIDIELAYRDTEKMNGLKYRSFLEENRGMLFLLNNQEEYKKIDMKNMRIPLDIIYINQFDTVIFVNKDVSPMRDFEIVDFSSKIKYVLEINAGMSEKWGIKEGITKITWFLN
- a CDS encoding aconitate hydratase — protein: MVFDLDRIRNFYSNFQFRIEKIRNIIDHPLTYSEKIFYSHLLNVKEIDSKSKNFRNQRYMNFLPDRLAMQDATAQMTLLQFMQTQKCKTFLPTTIHCDHLIYAKSGSKIDLLNAIKENEEIYNFLKSASHKYGIDFWGPGSGIIHQIILENYAFPGGMIIGTDSHTPNAGGLGMLAIGVGGADAAEVMSGYFLEVKFPKIIGVHLKGKMNGWTSPKDIILKLSGMIGVSGATNHIIEYFGEGISHISCVGKATICNMGAEIGATASLFPYDIRMKNYLDKNEREKVSTMTEKMKDFLKADIEVYRNPHNYYDQVIEIDLDVLEPYINGPFTPDKATPISKMKEEAVKNNWPTKIEVGLIGSCANSSFEDLSKAISIVQQAKNKKLKISSEYLVTPGSNKVYYLMKEKGFIYDFQSIGAKIFSNACGPCIGQWFRNSDKNNVKNTIIHSFNRNFSSRNDGNPNTYAFIASPEIVTALVFSGDLTFDPRKDTLKNDKGEYVKFEKPKAMELPKRNFKIEELGYEFPSGDKDKLSVIIKKNSKRLQILSPFPAWNGDHLLNVRLLMKIKGKCTTDHISMAGPWLRYRGHLEKISENLLIGAVNAFNHKRNKIKNIITGNYGTVPDIAKFYKSKNIHSLIVGEENYGEGSSREHAAMEPRFLGVRVVLVKSFSRIHENNLKKQGVLALTFLNPSDYQKIQEEDIFNFYIRDITPKENINVELIHYNGDKEKIRVKHSYNERQIQWFKAGSSLNFIKKNQIFIA
- the sufD gene encoding Fe-S cluster assembly protein SufD, which produces MTGLSKKKIVRYNFNSMQLKEKIILLIDKFFSKKEENSYISFLQKEHIDFFQKKGFPSFTENEEWKNTDINPIINQDYHIVYGSKEGKHQDVEFRKIKELIFLKREKSFLLIFIDGKYNSSLSRLSGVENHVILSNIASQKENQIKNYYGKFSYKYNVFYTLNTIFSKDGVYIYIPDNIFLEKPIEILHISTGLESQKIFLNTRNLIIVGEHSYVKVIEHYKCLKKHLIFINSVSEVYASNHSKIDYYKIQDNFGETSIIDNTFLKQKKYSKCSVYTFSFQGNFIRNNLKFYSSGEKTCSYLYGISLLSENQFVDHHTLIDHLYSNAYSYQLYKNILLDKSKGIFSGKIIVNERIQGINAFQKNSNIILSDEAYMYTKPQLEIYSEDVKCSHGCTIGNLQEEELFYLQSRGISEKKGKMLLLFSFIEEILNLIHIFELKKFFIQKMKKKLNKHL
- the sufB gene encoding Fe-S cluster assembly protein SufB produces the protein MKENNKILKDFTESEYKYGFYTPIESDKIPIGLNEDIIRLITEKKNEPTWMLEWRLESYYMWKKMKTPKWANIKYHVPKFQEISYYSAPKKKINLNKLEEVDTELINTFEKLGVPIEERKSLSGVATDIVLDSVSLATTFQKKLKDKGIIFCSINDALKEYPDIVRKYLGSVVSKKDNFYAALNSAVFSDGSFCYIPKGIRCPMELSTYFRINEKGTGQFERTLIIADKDSYVSYLEGCTSPQRSENQLHAAVVEIIALENSEVKYSTVQNWFPGNKKGEGGVFNFVTKRGLCEKKAKISWIQVETGSSITWKYPSCILKGDFSMGKFYSLALTKDFQQADTGTKMIHIGKHTKSVIISKGISAGKAQNNYRGLVKMTSQAVHSRNFSQCDSLLIGDQCGAHTFPYIHVYNNSTSQVEHEATTSKIGEEQIFYCNQRGIDTEKAISLIVHGFSSEILKKLPMEFAVEAQKLLEISLEGSVG
- the yidD gene encoding membrane protein insertion efficiency factor YidD, with amino-acid sequence MKIIKKFFLKSIQIYQVGISPWIGNNCRYVPTCSDYMIQSMKKFNIFRSIFMGLKRIIKCNPWGDSGFDPPKI
- the lgt gene encoding prolipoprotein diacylglyceryl transferase; its protein translation is MKMLEYINWDPIYKFYLWKGFSIHIYSLMFIISFLLGWCIMKFIYKSENIHQKYLDPLLIYTFLGTIIGARLGQVFFYDFSYFSDHWIEALLPIRENNRHSLLGLIKGYEFIGYRGLSSHGATIGIILSSFFYSKKILKKSFVWICDRLCISVSISAVFIRIGNFFNSEIVGKPCNAKLPWAVKFVQMDTEYGEIVPRHPAQIYESISYLFIFLLLWHLYNNKRRKIEDGFLSGIFFTFLWSARFILEFLKEPQGKEVFNFLYLNTGQCLSIPCIIFGLFLLKLRIKNIFCYHEKN
- a CDS encoding HesB/IscA family protein, giving the protein MVFISEKAKNKLITLMKEEGFSHNVSFVRFGVKSGGCSGMSYELTFDQEKQKGDKLFQHQEMNILIDQNSIPYLEGTTLEYSDGLNGKGFYFTNPNAKHTCGCGKSFSS
- a CDS encoding alpha/beta fold hydrolase — encoded protein: MILHSKILGSGSPILVFHGLFGNGENWNSFAKKFDKNYQIHLIDIRNHGKSFFSEKMDYDVISKDILNYISYYDLDNPILLGHSMGGRAVMKFSIKYPLIPKKIIIVDISPNAYRNADQENLIHVLKKVNFDTIKTRKDLDAFLKPWIPDVEMRLFFSKCTHRQKDGKLGFHFFLFGIEKNYDCLIRQKIGKGLYNGPSLFLRGENSDYLLPKDYDSILNLFPKAEIITVKKSKHWIHVDNPLDFHRKINFFLKKT
- the sufC gene encoding Fe-S cluster assembly ATPase SufC yields the protein MLSIKNLHVSIEDKEVLKGINLEINAGETHVIMGPNGSGKSTLASIVAGKKEYRITEGDIYFLNKNLINLSPEERAHLGIFLSFQHPIEIPGISVINFIKTSINSIRKARDLNKISAKEILLKIKETSSRLNIEKDFVYRSLNEGFSGGEKKRNEIFQMIMLDPLLSILDEVDSGLDIDALRVVSQGINTYRNKKNSVLIITHYKRLLDHILTDYIVHILYNGKIIQSGNKKLAEKLEKEGYDWIVKKKDCSL